From Bordetella flabilis, the proteins below share one genomic window:
- a CDS encoding heavy metal response regulator transcription factor — translation MRILVVEDDLKTGEYLKKGLGESGYTVDLARHGSDGLHLALEQRYDLIVLDVMLPGMNGWQIMETLRKHQDVPVLFLTARDHLQDRIHGLELGADDYLVKPFSFTELVLRIRTLLRRGVVREADHLRLADLHIDVLRRRVTRMNTAIALTNKEFTLLHLLVRREGEVLSRAIIASEVWDMNFDSDTNVVDVAIKRLRAKIDRPYEPRLIHTVRGIGYICEVRACSESAPAP, via the coding sequence GTGCGCATACTGGTGGTCGAGGATGACCTCAAAACAGGCGAGTACCTGAAGAAGGGCCTCGGCGAATCCGGCTATACCGTGGACCTGGCCCGGCACGGCAGCGACGGCCTGCACCTGGCGCTGGAGCAGCGCTATGACCTGATCGTGCTCGACGTCATGCTGCCGGGCATGAACGGTTGGCAGATCATGGAAACGCTGCGCAAGCACCAGGATGTGCCGGTGCTGTTTCTCACCGCGCGCGACCATCTTCAGGACCGCATCCATGGGCTCGAACTGGGCGCGGACGACTACCTCGTCAAACCCTTCTCCTTCACGGAACTGGTATTGCGCATACGCACCCTGCTGCGGCGCGGCGTGGTGCGCGAGGCCGACCACCTGCGGCTGGCGGACCTGCATATCGACGTGCTGAGACGGCGGGTGACGCGCATGAACACCGCGATCGCGCTGACCAACAAGGAGTTCACCCTGCTGCACCTGCTGGTGCGCCGCGAAGGTGAAGTACTGTCGCGCGCCATCATCGCCTCGGAAGTCTGGGACATGAATTTCGACAGCGACACCAATGTCGTCGACGTGGCGATCAAGCGGCTGCGTGCCAAGATCGACAGGCCCTACGAGCCGAGGCTGATCCACACCGTGCGTGGCATCGGCTATATCTGCGAGGTCCGCGCATGCTCGGAAAGCGCTCCCGCTCCCTGA
- a CDS encoding cytochrome b/b6 domain-containing protein — protein MKARFVPDGGPSPATRPRARVHPLYVRLTHWINVYAMACMFMSGWAIYNATPIFGFRFPPWATLGGWLGGATAWHFAVMWLLVGNGLVYLIGSVLGGHLRRDLLDVTPRAFARDLGAAMRLRLPHAPGRYNAVQKALYLGVLALGVLIVLSGLAIWKPVQLAELTALFGGFAAARVVHFIAMAGIGLFVVVHLALVVLVPRTLPPMITGRGPGVHDA, from the coding sequence TTGAAAGCTCGTTTTGTCCCCGACGGCGGCCCATCGCCCGCCACGCGCCCGCGCGCGCGCGTCCATCCGCTATACGTGCGGCTCACGCATTGGATCAACGTCTATGCGATGGCATGCATGTTCATGAGCGGGTGGGCCATCTATAACGCGACGCCGATCTTCGGTTTCCGCTTCCCACCATGGGCCACGCTGGGCGGCTGGTTGGGCGGGGCGACCGCCTGGCACTTCGCGGTCATGTGGCTGCTGGTCGGCAACGGCCTGGTTTACCTGATCGGCAGCGTGCTGGGCGGCCATCTGCGTCGCGATTTGCTGGATGTCACGCCGCGCGCTTTCGCGCGCGACCTCGGCGCCGCGATGCGCCTGCGGCTGCCGCATGCGCCGGGGCGCTACAACGCGGTGCAGAAGGCGCTCTACCTGGGCGTGCTGGCCCTGGGCGTGTTGATCGTGCTGTCGGGCCTGGCGATCTGGAAGCCCGTGCAACTGGCCGAGCTCACGGCATTGTTCGGCGGTTTCGCGGCCGCGCGGGTCGTGCATTTCATCGCCATGGCGGGCATCGGCCTGTTCGTGGTGGTGCATCTCGCGCTGGTGGTCCTGGTGCCCCGGACCTTGCCGCCCATGATTACGGGCCGTGGCCCGGGAGTACACGATGCCTGA
- a CDS encoding molybdopterin-dependent oxidoreductase, whose amino-acid sequence MPDRKPQGLVLEPAQRSALHRAQRRLLLRGGLSLGALAMMSGCNMQDGDTFDKVLWAMSRWNDRVQGWLFQPGRLAPTYAAADITDPFPFNAYYPEYSVPDIDLSTWRLEVSGLVADKKAWTLEDLRKLPQASQITRLICIEGWSAIGQWSGIPLKTFLQHVGADLTARYVGFKCADRYYGSIDMPTALHPQTILTLDFAGAPLPADYGMPLRLRVPTKLGFKNPKHIMALFVSNSYPGGYWEDQGYNWFSGI is encoded by the coding sequence ATGCCTGACCGGAAACCACAAGGCCTGGTGCTGGAGCCCGCGCAGCGCAGCGCCCTGCATCGCGCACAGCGGCGCCTGCTGCTGCGCGGGGGCTTGTCCCTCGGCGCCCTGGCGATGATGAGCGGCTGCAATATGCAGGACGGCGATACCTTCGACAAGGTGCTGTGGGCGATGTCGCGCTGGAACGACCGCGTCCAGGGCTGGCTCTTCCAGCCGGGCCGGCTGGCGCCCACCTACGCCGCCGCGGACATCACCGACCCCTTCCCCTTCAATGCCTACTACCCCGAATACAGCGTGCCGGACATCGACCTGTCCACCTGGCGGCTGGAGGTCTCGGGCCTGGTCGCGGACAAGAAGGCATGGACCTTGGAGGACCTGCGCAAGCTTCCGCAGGCCAGCCAGATCACGCGCCTGATCTGCATAGAAGGTTGGAGCGCCATCGGGCAATGGAGCGGCATTCCCCTGAAGACCTTCCTGCAGCATGTCGGCGCCGACCTCACGGCGCGTTACGTCGGTTTCAAGTGCGCGGACCGCTATTACGGCAGTATCGACATGCCGACGGCGCTGCATCCGCAGACGATATTGACGCTGGATTTCGCCGGCGCCCCGCTGCCGGCCGACTATGGCATGCCGCTGCGCCTGCGCGTGCCCACCAAGCTCGGGTTCAAGAATCCGAAGCACATCATGGCGCTGTTCGTCAGCAACAGCTATCCCGGCGGGTATTGGGAAGACCAGGGCTACAACTGGTTCAGCGGTATTTGA